AAGGGGGCCAGCGCCAGCACGATCGCTCTTCTGGATGGGACGGCGCACATTACCCCCATGTCGCGCATGATGGAGGAAAGCGAGTTGGCTCAGTTCCAGGCGAAACTGGGCTATCGACCGACTGCTTATGCGGTTGCGGTGGATGCCCTGGTGTTGTATGTCCACAAGGAGAACCCCATCCAGGGCTTAACGATGGAGCAGGTCGAGGAAATCTTTGCCAAGTCGCCCCGCTATCGCACCACTTCCATTAGTAAGTGGGACGAGCTCGATCTGGTTGACCGCTGGGCGGGTGCGCCCATTAATCTGTATGGCTTGCCGTCTACCACCGCAACCCATGAATTTCTCAGAACACACATTTTGCACGATGGAGAGTTCAAACCTGGCGTCAATGAAGAGCCTAGCTCTCAGTCCGTGGTACAAAAAGTCTCGGCGGATCCGTATGCACTGGGTTATGGCGGCAGTGAGTCTGTGGCTCCCGGCGTACGTGTGGTGCCCCTGGCTGAGTCTGAATTCTCGCCTTATGTGGAGCCGACGGCCCAGAACATTGCGAATCGGCGTTATCCGTTGAGACGGTATCTCTATATCTACATCAACCAGACTCCTCGAAAAATACTCAAAGGTGCGAAGCCGCTCCCTCCCGTCATGCGGGAGTTTCTCCGGTATGCGTTTAGCCAAGAAGGGCAGGCCGAGGTTACGAAGAGCGGCTATTCTCCGGTCGAGGACTGGATTGTCGAGAAGGCCCTTGCGAAGATCAAATAGCTGAATCCTCCGGCAGTCATTCAAGAGCATTGACAGGACGCGATTCAAACGCCGCCGGCCTCCATATTTCAGGAACGGAACCACTGCGCAAGTCCGCGCCACTCCGGCTGTTTAGGGTGAGTGCCGGTCGTGGCCCCCTTCGCTTGCCTTCCCAGAAATCAGCATGTTAAGGTACTTCGCTCTGGTCGTGAAAATTGGCTTGGGGCGGAGGCTCTATTGGGAGAGGTTATGGCAGGTTACGGTTGGCGGAAGATCGTTCGAATTATCGTGGGTTGTGCGGCCCTGCTCATCGCGGGCTCGCCCGTCCCGCTTCGCGCCGAACAGGCCTCGCCCGCGATACCGGGTGCCCCGACGGAGCATGTGATCCTCTTCGTGCTCGAGGGGGTGGATCAGCCGGCCTTGAAGGCCGGGCCCATGCCGGTCCTCACTCGTCTGGTCAAAGAGGGTTCGGCGACCTGGGCGGCGACTTCGGTCAAGCCGGCGCTGCGGCTGCCGGCCATGGCCTCCCTGGTGACCGGCATGCCGGTGGAAAAACACGGGATCACCTGGAATGCCTTTGACTTCATTCGCGGCTATCCTCGCCCGCCGACGGTGTTCGATTATCTGGATTTGAGCGGCGGCAGGGATAGCGCGATCTTCTTCATGGACGAGTCGCTCTATCAGCTGGCCAAGCCGGAGCCCTATACGGACTATCAGATGTGCGGGCCGCTCAAGCCCGAGTGCAGCACGGCGACGGTCGTCGGCTATATCAATCAATACTTCCGCAAGGCCACCAGCGGGCATGGCTACGGCCATGCGATCCTGTCCTTGCCCCATTTCCTGGTCGTGCACCTGCCGGAGGCGGGGCGGGTTGGGCTGGCGCAGGGGCGGAACTCCAAGGCGTACAA
This genomic stretch from Nitrospirota bacterium harbors:
- a CDS encoding PstS family phosphate ABC transporter substrate-binding protein; the encoded protein is MAQLSPVQVSQLFRSKDVIMGKRVWVLAGAFLLLCASAGVMSSPAQAEDRPPLSPALKPYTKVEGVSGTLTSVGSGSLHKLMALWAEGFRRYYPGAQIQVENKGASASTIALLDGTAHITPMSRMMEESELAQFQAKLGYRPTAYAVAVDALVLYVHKENPIQGLTMEQVEEIFAKSPRYRTTSISKWDELDLVDRWAGAPINLYGLPSTTATHEFLRTHILHDGEFKPGVNEEPSSQSVVQKVSADPYALGYGGSESVAPGVRVVPLAESEFSPYVEPTAQNIANRRYPLRRYLYIYINQTPRKILKGAKPLPPVMREFLRYAFSQEGQAEVTKSGYSPVEDWIVEKALAKIK